The bacterium region AACGTCTGCGGTTGCAGCGCCGGCTCGACACCACCTGGTATTATGTCGGAGTAAATTGCGATGCGCCGGCACAGTTCATCTCAACGGAAAAGCACAGACTGTATATTCAGGCAGCGGGCCGCCACAGCCTGGGATTTGTCTGCGCGTTCTCGCCGGACCCCCTTTCCAGCGTACAAGGATCCGCTGTGGTTTTTCGTCGGTCGCGGAAAAAGTGGAACACCTTCTGGTCCCGCGGCGGCGCGATTGATTTTTCCGCTTGCCGGGATTCTTTAGCCTTTGAGCTGGAGCGGCGGGTGGTGCTTTCGCAATATCTGACCCGCATTCAATGCGCCGGATCGCAGCCTCCGGCCGAGACCGGATTGACCTGCAATTCGTGGTATGGAAAATTTCATCTCGAGATGCACTGGTGGCACGCGGTACACTTTGCCCTGTGGGGCAGACCCGAACTGCTGGAAAAAAGCATGGCCTGGTATCAATCGCTGTTGCCGGCCGCGCGCGCCGAAGCGGAGCGGCAAGGCTACCGCGGCGCCCGATGGCCAAAAATGGTCGGACCGGATGGGCGGGAAAGTCCTTCGACCGTGGGCGTGTTTCTGATCTGGCAGCAGCCGCATCCCATCTATTACGCGGAACTGCTCTACCGGCTGCACCCTGAAAAGGAACGGCTGAAAAAATATCAGGACCTGGTGTTTGCCACTGCGGATTTTTTAGCTTCTTTTGCCGTTCAGGATAGCTCCAGCGGCCGCTATCTTCTCGGTCCGCCTATGATACCGGCACAGGAAAAGCACAGACCTGAATCGACGCGTAATCCGCCGTTCGAACTGACCTATTGGCGCTTTGCTCTGCAGACCGCGCTGCATTGGCGCCATAGATTGAACTTGGCTGCAGAACCGGCTTGGGAAAAAGTTTTATCCGGATTAGCCGATCCGCCGGTCAAGGATGGGCTTTATTTGAACGCCGAAGGGGATGCCGACACCTTTACAAATCCATCGAGGCGGCGCGATCATCCCACCTTGCTGGCCGGACTGGGCATGCTGCCTGGCCCTGGAGTGGA contains the following coding sequences:
- a CDS encoding glycoside hydrolase family 65, which gives rise to MRVHAMVIPLLLLSSQIAAVERIDRRSLVSRHNPVNESMDSWSPLSVGNGEFAFTVDATGLQTFPELYEDTIPLATLAQWGWHTTPDSIVHRLDAAYQIMDTYGREVQYAARVNNPAAQWLRVNPHRLHLGRIGFDLRHRDGSAAAAGDLEAIRQSLDLWSGTLASEFQFDGENVQVAVACDPEKDRIAVQVHSRLLADRRLRILLHFPYAAASFGPECADYQQPDRHETRVLEQTYQRLRLQRRLDTTWYYVGVNCDAPAQFISTEKHRLYIQAAGRHSLGFVCAFSPDPLSSVQGSAVVFRRSRKKWNTFWSRGGAIDFSACRDSLAFELERRVVLSQYLTRIQCAGSQPPAETGLTCNSWYGKFHLEMHWWHAVHFALWGRPELLEKSMAWYQSLLPAARAEAERQGYRGARWPKMVGPDGRESPSTVGVFLIWQQPHPIYYAELLYRLHPEKERLKKYQDLVFATADFLASFAVQDSSSGRYLLGPPMIPAQEKHRPESTRNPPFELTYWRFALQTALHWRHRLNLAAEPAWEKVLSGLADPPVKDGLYLNAEGDADTFTNPSRRRDHPTLLAGLGMLPGPGVDPETMRRTLHAVIHDWDWPSTWGWDFPLVAMTAARLGEPELAIRALMMPAEKNRYLKNGHNYQRANLPVYLPGNGGLLAAVAMMAAGWEGGPS